One genomic region from Yarrowia lipolytica chromosome 1C, complete sequence encodes:
- a CDS encoding uncharacterized protein (Full length Line element), translating into MSFTSTTTPSKAPCKSTQAKMKSPNVKVITANIGGFKMAEALNRLPDTIVNIIRTTHYPDLVLLQETNWVDSSLQTAQQIISNSPYPGGRHYTLLGSTAGVSNRSVGVGLVYSDNVTITNFTTVFEYFPALDNRLCLADVHIKGTDRHLSLINVYAPNEQGASPFTNRQFYQSLDDYLRLHPCQYPLIAAGDWNAVASNDGRIGEKVTTHLKDFLANWDLLDTYTLISKHRKGLYTHTNNSRGAGRRLDQLHISSTLSQWIKSTQLVTNKQGHNITKSSHHAVQFVFNFGNLTQRQDRGPGTWRMPWWVFDTEYIAWLKFHVKSILKRYGPLKPSLKLQCLKENIKVTIQQEAKNRALRDSNHPDNRRREALMATASDWQAYPANEPYPMLHARVEQSKQQMEIHSLRNHQGRVKTDTSSLCDISARYFDNIFDRAADINDTDDSAFLDLFPEETRRVNTANPSLDSSFTKEEIFDTIKASTHNSAPGPDGIPYRFYRDCWDELGDLMTDVYNEAGADSPISTERNTAIIKLLYKSGDQADISNYRPISLINTEVKIYTQLINKAIQNILPDSIHGAQNGFVPGRHITNNLDTMDHFCNAYSQLNMGWVVGSLDFRKAYDTISQSWVIKTLRNVGVSELMINRILAVQQNAVTRINIRGVLSRPVRIKIGVRQGCPLSPTLFIIAVDALVRRLDREMFGLAPGLPLSHHHTTGHRPPQPPTHPEAVAAGHMKVSAFADDIAVFLNNIQDVATVGRVLCLFQRVSGLTLNPSKTVLQKIGPPDCFVPLTFIDAEWQRTIDATWPTDNNTRQAPTLRTSDNIFRYLGVHFGNRERLDTHYAQIKEDLKESLRRLSLWGLPYYSKAWMINIYFFSKLNFLGPYVSQIDNTFIRELNELACDKINKLSPDKTRKTFSNGFIQTPVGRGGLNLRDMGRFMVCLKAARAYRFFHGSSPALWDCTFQFYSRTHSLTQEKPHQRVDCRFPTGQAWGYAASPTMRDAIRASFELNKPLTAEHANPREDHEPSTTDTVNHRIWERNQVNVRAAESFREAHVDIAAARRYHPVRMVSTAEIDHLRWSMGPLTLENFMFHKTSSPDLPNFPHTLARPKKWTQRSDYGGISDDMVWQEVMHDLRKHYIADANKAQVLHLMRISRLPLVKWRYPDDHVFTKKNPGCGLCDKAIIQDLHEHIFCKCEVLLSMLTRMKIPSVDSLKDWIFTESKCGVLPSFPGHVNSDAPRKHQQVKTRKYLRELAYGIWKMERSLRYSGDDATLGHVQQGLLQFLKEAQMCFYDGQPPALHDERE; encoded by the coding sequence ATGTCTTTCACCTCTACTACCACCCCTTCTAAAGCCCCATGTAAGAGCACCCAGGCCAAAATGAAATCTCCGAATGTTAAAGTCATCACGGCTAACATCGGCGGTTTTAAGATGGCGGAAGCGCTTAACCGATTACCCGACACCATTGTAAACATTATTCGAACTACTCACTACCCcgatctcgtccttcttcaagagaCGAACTGGGTGGACTCCTCCCTACAAACCGCTCAACAAATCATTTCAAACTCGCCCTACCCGGGGGGCAGACACTACACCCTCCTCGGCTCCACAGCTGGTGTTTCTAATAGAAGCGTCGGCGTGGGGCTAGTCTATTCCGAcaacgtcaccatcacaaacTTTACAACAGTTTTTGAATACTTCCCAGCCCTAGACAACAGACTGTGTTTGGCCGACGTGCACATCAAAGGCACCGACAGACACCTATCGCTGATCAACGTATACGCACCAAACGAGCAGGGAGCCTCCCCCTTCACTAACCGGCAGTTCTACCAGTCACTAGACGACTATCTACGCCTCCATCCCTGCCAATACCCCCTGATAGCGGCAGGCGATTGGAACGCGgtcgcctccaacgacggcaGGATTGGCGAAAAAGTGACGACTCACCTTAAGGACTTCTTAGCTAACTGGGACTTACTAGACACCTACACTCTAAtcagcaaacacagaaaaggcctctacactcacaccaacaacagccgcgGAGCTGGCAGGCGCCTGGATCAGCTGCACATCTCTTCGACACTCTCACAGTGGATCAAATCCACACAACTGGtaaccaacaagcagggtcACAACATCACGAAGTCCTCTCACCACGCGGTCCAATTCGTCTTTAACTTTGGCAACCTCACCCAGCGACAAGACAGAGGCCCAGGCACCTGGAGGATGCCCTGGTGGGTTTTTGATACAGAGTACATTGCTTGGCTCAAGTTCCACGTCAAATCCATTCTGAAGCGATATGGTCCTTTGAAGCCCAGCCTGAAGCTGCAATGCCTGAAAGAAAACATTAAGGTCACCATCCAACAGGAAGCCAAAAACCGCGCACTTCGAGATTCCAACCACCCAGACAACAGACGCCGCGAGGCCCTcatggcaacagcctcaGACTGGCAAGCCTACCCAGCTAACGAGCCATACCCGATGCTCCATGCTCGGGTCGAACAATCCAAGcaacagatggagatccacTCCCTACggaaccaccaaggccgagtgaagaccgacacctcctctctctgcgACATCTCAGCTCGATACTTTGACAACATCTTCGACAGAGCTGCCGATATCAacgacaccgacgacagcgcCTTTTTAGACCTCTTCCCCGAAGAAACCCGGAGGGTGAATACAGCTAACCCAAGCCTGGACTCGTCTtttaccaaggaggagatcttcgATACCATCAAGGCGTCTACGCACAACAGCGCGCCAGGGCCAGACGGCATCCCGTACAGGTTCTACCGCGACTGCTGGGATGAGCTGGGGGACTTGATGACGGACGTCTACAACGAAGCTGGAGCCGACTCGCCCATCAGCACCGAACGCAACACCGCTATCatcaaactactgtacaagtcggGAGATCAGgccgacatctccaactacaggcCTATTTCTTTGATCAACACAGAGGTGAAGATCTACACACAGCTCATTAACAAAgccatccagaacattCTTCCGGACAGCATTCACGGCGCCCAAAACGGTTTCGTACCGGGTCGACACATCACTAACAAtctcgacaccatggaTCATTTTTGCAACGCCTACTCCCAGCTGAACATGGGTTGGGTCGTAGGATCACTGGACTTCCGGAAAGCCTACGACACTATCAGCCAGAGTTGGGTGATAAAGACGCTTCGAAATGTGGGTGTCTCGGAACTGATGATCAACCGTATCCTAGCTGTACAACAGAACGCAGTAACGAGAATCAACATCAGAGGTGTCCTATCTCGCCCAGTCCGCATCAAGATCGGAGTGAGACAAGGAtgccctctctctccaaccctcttcatcatcgcAGTAGACGCACTTGTGCGTCGTCTGGACCGAGAGATGTTTGGACTGGCCCCAGGCCTGCCACtatcccaccaccacaccactgGGCACAGGCCGCCACAACCCCCTACTCACCCggaggcagtggcagctggACACATGAAGGTGTCGGCTTTCGCGGACGACATAGCGgtgttcctcaacaacatccaggacgTGGCCACGGTTGGTAGAGtgctctgcctcttccaacggGTCTCAGGCCTCACACTAAACCCGTCAAAGACGGTGCTTCAGAAGATCGGCCCCCCCGATTGTTTTGTTCCACTAACCTTTATTGACGCAGAATGGCAGCGAACAATTGACGCCACCTGGCcaaccgacaacaacacacgacAGGCCCCGACGCTCCGGACATCTGACAACATTTTCCGGTACCTCGGAGTACACTTCGGAAATCGCGAAAGGTTGGACACGCACTAcgctcagatcaaggaggacctcaaggagtcgcTGCGACGCCTTTCACTATGGGGTCTCCCCTATTACAGCAAGGCGTGGATGATCAacatctacttcttctcgaaactGAATTTCCTTGGACCCTACGTCAGCCAGATCGACAACACCTTCATCCGAGAGCTGAACGAACTAGCGtgcgacaagatcaacaaatTATCACCCGACAAAACACGCAAAACCTTCAGCAATGGTTTCATCCAAACTCCGgtaggcagaggaggactgAACCTGCGGGACATGGGACGTTTCATGGTGTGCCTGAAGGCCGCTCGGGCTTACAGGTTCTTCCATGGCTCATCGCCGGCCCTTTGGGACTGCACCTTCCAGTTCTACAGCAGAACTCACAGTCTCACACAGGAAAAGCCACACCAGCGCGTCGACTGCCGCTTTCCGACAGGCCAAGCTTGGGGCTACGCAgcctcccccaccatgcGAGACGCAATCagagcttctttcgagctcaacaagccccTCACCGCGGAACATGCCaaccctcgagaagatcacgAGCCCTctacaacagacacagttaATCACAGAATCTGGGAACGAAACCAGGTGAAcgtgagagcagcagaatctttCCGGGAAGCACACGTCGACATCGCAGCCGCGAGACGATACCATCCGGTCAGAATGGTGTCCACAGCGGAAATCGACCACCTCCGGTGGAGCATGGGACCACTTACTCtagagaacttcatgtttcacaagacctcgtctcccgacttgccaaacttcccacacacacttgcACGACCGAAGAAGTGGACTCAACGAAGCGACTACGGGGGCATCTCtgacgacatggtctgGCAGGAGGTAATGCATGACCTTCGAAAACACTACATcgccgacgccaacaaagcacaagttcttcacctcatGCGGATATCTCGACTTCCGCTCGtgaaatggagataccctgacgaccacgttttcaccaagaagaatccAGGATGCGGGCTCTGTGATAAGGCCATCATTCAGGATCTGCACGAGCATATCTTCTGCAAGTgcgaagttcttctttccatgttgaccaggatgaagattccgtcagtggactctctaaaggactggatctttaccgagtcgaaatgtggagtactcccctctttcccagggcatgtgaacagtgacgccccccggaaacatcaacaagtcaagacACGCAAATATCTGCGGGAATTGGCTtatgggatctggaagatggagagatcccTCCGGTACTCAGGGGACGACGCCACcctgggacatgtccaacagggtttgcttcaattcctgaaggaagcccagatgtgtttctacgatggacaaccgccagcacttcacgatgagcgagagtag
- a CDS encoding uncharacterized protein (Full length Line element) has translation METAQAQASAGNSLGAPNPPPPDLSRGDGATSTETPNQTDIEKIQKNDKNDENNKKNDKNDKNDKKNDNNITLNAWKSKAEVKALLTSNPSTLKFNLNKERISEPLAAPNGRHTSGRFNVSYVASKENFFRRALDRSATPDWNLPISMFLEHLDNAAEVDEKDTISVLEGVIEKFDEIKGQVGLAEFDLSRHNLDIVPHLIDQINLEQDPEDCYQVGNGWHYLTSDALTDPHEQRMAVILETVSLIVEANTQDYRIMRKGSANPAGRRVLYYFNLPSYMKMERQTEDAFKIHLNAILNQFDVDIDQAIPGSSLLSGTLLMTSANHQNISGPVIAVRALLGSTLPQTIPDFFVNLDPTKARLTGSKLIKMHFANGDNICVKCKSTKHIREACPEKDMVTPKIFRTRAHQGTLPQRGKALASIHAPSTVEPPVQTRKFHHTPATHQWETVGTKSPRHRRTRDTSPQPTGQKPLRSYYNFEVLSDKTGEDTPEETEQTNQLPSTNQQHGTQNLPINIPASEEDTVPDDQETEQADVSMNGFDTQPDALAHPEVAPDVTQFLPPATPLNTEATNNGLPHDHTSPNTTNQTQPPPGSIHEGRPRGGHTTSSFSGEPSHTTLGKKHIAVFQTASSEVPVQILNPDRSENRLCWLPSQEVAKFIDGRCPTFLSTCHFKVFHDGATLSSVDEIVEPPNSPPNPPRVTTLHEVDTMLRPGQNQ, from the coding sequence ATGGAAACAGCGCAAGCCCAAGCTTCGGCGGGTAACTCCTTGGGCGCTCCGAACCCCCCACCTCCTGATTTATCgcgaggtgatggagccaCCTCAACCGAAACCCCCAACCAAaccgacattgaaaaaatccaaaaaaacgacaaaaacgatgaaaacaacaaaaaaaacgacaaaaacgacaaaaacgacaaaaaaaacgacaacaatATCACCCTCAACGCCTGGAAGAGCAAGGCCGAAGTCAAGGCTCTCCTGACATCGAACCCCTCCACACTCAaattcaacctcaacaaggagcgaatTTCGGAGCCCCTTGCGGCGCCGAATGGTAGGCATACCTCCGGCCGTTTCAACGTGTCCTATGTAGCCAGCAAGGAAAACTTCTTCCGAAGAGCTCTTGACCGCTCCGCCACCCCTGATTGGAATCTTCCTATCTCCATGTTCCTCGAGCACCTCGATAACGCCGCTGaagtcgacgagaaggacaccATCAGTGTCCTCGAGGGCGTCATCGAAAAgttcgacgagatcaagggtCAGGTTGGTCTGGCGGAGTTTGACCTGTCCAGGCACAACCTAGACATCGTCCCCCACCTGATCGACCAGATTAACTTAGAACAGGACCCTGAAGACTGCTACCAAGTGGGAAATGGTTGGCACTACCTGACGTCGGACGCCCTCACTGACCCCCACGAACAACGAATGgctgtcattctggagacagttagtctcattgttgaggCCAATACTCAAGATTATCGCATCATGAGGAAGGGCTCGGCTAaccctgctggacgaagaGTACTTTACTACTTCAACCTACCCTCgtacatgaagatggagcgtCAGACGGAGGATGCTTTCAAGATCCACCTCAACGCTattctcaaccagttcGACGTAGACATTGATCAGGCCATTCCAGGTTCCTCCCTCTTGAGTGGCACCCTTCTGATGACCTCTGCCAACCATCAGAACATCTCGGGTCCTGTGATCGCAGTTCGTGCTCTCCTAGGCTCCACCCTGCCCCAGACCATCCCCGACTTCTTCGTCAACCTGGATCCCACCAAGGCTAGGCTTACCggctcaaagttgatcaAGATGCACTTCGCCAACGGCGATAACATCTGTGTTAAGTGCAAGAGCACTAAGCACATCCGGGAGGCCTGCCCCGAGAAAGACATGGTCACTCCCAAGATCTTCCGCACCCGCGCTCACCAGGGTACCCTCCCACAGAGAGGTAAAGCCCTTGCTTCCATCCATGCCCCATCCACCGTGGAGCCCCCGGTCCAAACTCGCAAGTTCCACCACACGCCTGCTACTCACCAGTGGGAGACCGTCGGCACTAAGTCCCCTAGACATAGACGGACTCGAGACACGTCCCCCCAACCCACCGGTCAGAAGCCCCTCCGATCTTACTACAACTTTGAAGTCTTGAGCGACAAAACCGGAGAGGACACAcccgaagagaccgagcAAACTAACCAGCTGCCCTCTAcgaaccagcagcatggaacTCAGAATCTAcccatcaacatccccgCCTCCGAGGAAGACACAGTTCCCGACGACCAGGAAACGGAACAGGCTGACGTATCCATGAACGGCTTTGACACCCAGCCTGACGCACTTGCTCACCCTGAAGTAGCCCCTGATGTCACCCAGTTTCTTCCCCCCGCTACCCCGCTTAacaccgaggccaccaacaacggcctTCCCCACGACCACACCAGTCCCAACACGaccaaccaaacacaaccccccCCCGGAAGTATCCACGAGGGccgaccccgaggagggcacaccacctccagttTCTCTGGCGAGCCCTCTCACACCACGCTCGGCAAGAAGCACATTGCGGTCTTCCAGACCGCCTCGAGCGAGGTTCCGGTGCAAATCCTGAACCCGGACAGGTCGGAGAACagactctgctggctgcCTTCTCAGGAGGTAGCAAAGTTCATTGACGGGAGGTGCCCGACATTCCTGTCTACATGCCACTTCAAAGTTTTCCACGACGGTGCGACACTCAGCTCggtagacgagattgtAGAACCCCCGAACAGTCCCCCGAACCCCCCTAGGGTGACCACTCTCCATGAGGTGGACACAATGCTCCGACCGGGGCAGAACCAGTAA
- a CDS encoding AGC family protein serine/threonine kinase domain-containing protein (Compare to YALI0C15444g, similar to uniprot|Q12706 Schizosaccharomyces pombe Probable ribosomal serine/threonine protein kinase PSK1 (EC 2.7.1.-), similar to Saccharomyces cerevisiae IPL1 (YPL209C); ancestral locus Anc_6.222) has translation MSVFIDFTGTASAPLASTSASDESYITDFNAIKITSTESGETVACVESANESTNASSASIPILTPNKSNSHQRNGSFGASHLSHRLGKSYEVGIFSNYVSSNSPSSVPGDCCDDPSVEPCGSDMLTQSSRGKLTTSDFEPIKVLGCGAFGKVLLVREKSTGHLYAQKQLKKASMIVEKKALQTKTERAILESVRHPYIVKLFYALQDQEKLYLILEYAQGGELFHHLATEHMLPEQTASFYVAEMILALSHLHLNVGVVYRDLKPENCMLDQDGHLVLTDFGLSKVATNDTCTTFSGTPEYMAPEVLQGKEYDYSVDWWSLGAVTFDLLTGNPPFTGNDYQKILAKIDKCKAMRYPFYLSQDAKDFLNGCLKKCPNRRLGSRDLEKVKKMRFFRKLDWDLLEARDPSLEPPIKPLITDPILAENFSTTFTDMVLSPPGDKSLETGDFPSFNGFSFTASESYINSGFAGFMKAKQKAFD, from the coding sequence ATGAGCGTGTTTATTGATTTCACTGGCACCGCATCGGCTCCGCTGGCATCAACTTCGGCGTCTGACGAGTCCTACATTACCGACTTTAATGCTATCAAGATCACCTCCACCGAGTCTGGAGAGACTGTGGCCTGTGTCGAGTCTGCCAACGAATCGACTAACGCTTCAAGCGCATCCATTCCCATTCTTACTCCCAACAAGTCTAATAGCCACCAAAGAAATGGCTCTTTTGGCGCGTCCCACCTTTCCCACCGTCTGGGCAAGTCTTATGAAGTAGGGATCTTTTCAAACTATGTCTCTTCCAACAGCCCTAGCAGCGTACCCGGTGATTGCTGTGACGATCCCAGTGTCGAGCCTTGCGGCTCTGACATGTTGACACAGTCGTCTCGTGGAAAGCTGACTACCTCTGACTTTGAACCCATCAAAGTACTTGGATGTGGAGCCTTCGGCAAGGTCCTGCTGGTCCGTGAGAAATCAACTGGTCATCTCTACGCTcagaagcagctcaagaaaGCCTCCAtgattgtggagaagaaggctctgcAGACAAAAACCGAGCGGGCTATCCTGGAGAGCGTGCGACACCCCTACATTGTTAAACTCTTCTATGCCCTACAGGACCAGGAGAAGCTCTATCTTATCCTTGAGTATGCACAGGGTGGCGAGCTGTTCCATCACCTTGCTACTGAGCATATGCTCCCTGAGCAGACGGCCTCCTTCTACGTGGCCGAAATGATCCTGGCCCTGTCCCATCTGCACCTGAATGTCGGTGTCGTCTACCGAGATCTGAAGCCCGAAAACTGTATGCTTGACCAAGATGGACACCTTGTGCTAACAGATTTCGGTCTTTCGAAGGTTGCAACCAATGACACATGCACAACCTTTTCTGGAACTCCTGAGTACATGGCCCCTGAGGTGCTCCAAGGTAAGGAGTATGACTATTCGGTCGACTGGTGGAGTCTGGGAGCTGTCACCTTCGACCTTCTCACTGGCAACCCTCCGTTTACCGGCAATGACTATCAGAAGATTCTGGCCAAGATTGACAAGTGCAAGGCAATGAGATATCCCTTCTATCTCTCCCAGGATGCGAAGGATTTCCTGAACGGATGCCTCAAGAAGTGTCCTAATAGACGTCTcggctcacgtgacttagagaaggtgaagaagatgcGATTTTTCCGAAAGCTGGATTGGGATCTTCTAGAGGCACGAGATCCTTCGCTGGAGCCTCCTATTAAACCCCTCATTACCGACCCAATTCTGGCAGAAAACTTCTCAACTACTTTTACCGATATGGTTCTGTCTCCCCCTGGGGACAAATCTCTTGAGACCGGTGACTTTCCTTCTTTCAACGGCTTCAGTTTTACTGCTTCTGAGTCATACATCAACTCAGGCTTTGCTGGCTTCATGAAGGCCAAGCAAAAGGCGTTTGATTGA
- a CDS encoding uncharacterized protein (Compare to YALI0C15466g, no similarity) translates to MAIAHKLLRSILSYHHLLYIHIHYRLLKELISYDTKATVGILSQFVQLTQFTDNRQLMDYTQPYTCYKLDGTDDLVQSPFVEVALKPKKGIKIRALISPHSNVSLVDRRTLVEHRLFQHLEIDGEGTVISRPGGSSTSTEIQAIGTLILNFNMGQFALSHCFYVVNNITPKVVLGSDFLASLNLKLDVKGARLRYKNVWVKLVNQHGEGAFDEVTELHKENSPDGRAGLMTTQQPVAQGFDGVAMETILTERVYQDGVATETMTRETIMKPNLETSVREELASPTTPHPLPEIPQYESDGDEECDYLFDLVSTPSIKPKTENEVRDSTREENCGQKSDGVPSDHRPFIPFRIRGRLTYSALFSPSSPVSAISVRILESTNMLGMVDFAEIEFDDPGVRGVGSILLFFKIDNINLLTRFYVVEGMEEDAILGSDFVKNFVARVDHTLNVIWWKNPGNANFTKWLDGPLQL, encoded by the coding sequence ATGGCCATTGCTCACAAACTCCTACGAAGTATATTATCGTACCACCATTTGTTATACATACACATACATTATAGGCTATTGAAAGAATTAATCTCATACGATACAAAAGCAACTGTTGGTATCCTTTCGCAGTTTGTTCAACTCACTCAATTCACTGATAATCGTCAACTAATGGACTACACACAACCCTACACCTGCTACAAGCTCGACGGCACAGATGATCTAGTACAGTCACCTTTTGTTGAAGTCGCCCTTAAACCAAAGAAGGGTATCAAAATCAGAGCTCTGATATCACCCCATTCAAATGTTTCTCTGGTAGACAGAAGGACTCTCGTCGAACACAGGCTCTTTCAGCACCTCGAAATCGATGGAGAGGGCACTGTCATCAGCCGCCCTGGAGGATCTTCGACCAGCACTGAAATCCAAGCCATCGGAACATTGATTCTGAACTTCAACATGGGTCAGTTTGCACTCTCTCATTGCTTCTACGTTGTTAACAACATTACCCCAAAGGTCGTTCTGGGATCTGACTTTCTGGCCTCGTTGAACCTGAAGCTGGATGTCAAGGGCGCGAGGTTGAGATACAAGAACGTATGGGTGAAGCTCGTGAATCAGCATGGAGAAGGTGCATTCGACGAAGTCACAGAGTTGCACAAAGAAAATTCTCCAGACGGTAGGGCAGGACTGATGACAACACAGCAGCCAGTTGCTCAGGGTTTTGATGGAGTCGCTATGGAAACCATCCTTACTGAGCGTGTCTACCAAGACGGCGTCGCCACCGAAACCATGACCAGAGAAACCATCATGAAACCGAATCTCGAGACTTCTGTACGGGAAGAGTTAGCTTCGCCTACTACACCTCACCCGCTTCCCGAAATTCCGCAATACGAATCtgatggtgatgaagagTGCGACTATCTCTTTGATCTTGTATCAACCCCCAGTATTAAGCCTAAAACAGAAAATGAAGTCAGAGATTCGACCAGGGAGGAAAATTGTGGGCAGAAATCTGATGGGGTTCCCTCTGACCATCGCCCTTTTATTCCGTTTCGAATTCGTGGTAGACTCACTTACTCGGCCCTCTTCTCCCCCTCTTCCCCTGTCTCAGCCATCTCTGTGCGTATTCTTGAGAGCACTAACATGTTAGGAATGGTGGATTTTGCTGAGATCGAGTTCGATGACCCGGGTGTACGTGGTGTGGGTTCCAttttgctcttcttcaagatCGACAATATCAACCTGCTGACTCGCTTCTACGTTGTTGAAGGTATGGAAGAAGATGCAATCCTGGGGTCCGATTTTGTCAAAAATTTTGTAGCACGGGTTGACCACACTCTTAACGTCATTTGGTGGAAGAATCCTGGTAACGCCAACTTCACAAAGTGGCTGGACGGCCCACTGCAGTTATAG
- a CDS encoding uncharacterized protein (Compare to YALI0C15488g, similar to uniprot|P36035 Saccharomyces cerevisiae YKL217w JEN1 carboxylic acid transporter protein), translating into MDLDNLPAPDLSWKSIKHYLATRVTTLKPPKLSAEEKKHINPIPALRTLNKKQWLFVLCGLAGWTWDSFDFFSVSLVASDIAKDLNVSVTDITWGITLVLMLRSVGAIIFGVASDRYGRKWPFIFNCVLFIVLELGTGFVQTYKQFLGVRALFGIAMGGIYGNAAATALEDCPPEARGVISGLLQEGYALGYLLCVIFTRAIADTSPHGWRALFWFGSGPPVLIIIFRFFLPETDTYIQSKQNAEALGVEKHFWLGIKTTFKTYWLMFIYLVVLMAGFNFMSHGSQDLYPTMLKVQLGFSPDRSTVTNCVANLGAIAGGVIIGHFSSVLGRRLSIMISCILGGAMIYPWAFVTNSGINAGVFFLQFFVQGAWGVIPIHLTELCPPALRSSLVGLAYQLGNLASSASSTIEAQIGTQFPIKDDNGVDRPGVYNYSLVMCIFIACVFTFVFVVTFLGPENRMAEMVAHEHVEYTKEMSDDEEKGVQETVEVVERVDTNATK; encoded by the coding sequence ATGGATTTGGACAACCTCCCTGCCCCAGATCTTTCGTGGAAGAGCATCAAGCACTACTTGGCAACTCGAGTTACTACATTGAAGCCTCCTAAGCTCTCTGCGGAGGAGAAAAAGCACATCAACCCTATCCCTGCTCTTCGGACTCTTAACAAGAAGCAATGGCTGTTTGTTCTCTGTGGTCTGGCGGGTTGGACTTGGGACTCTTTTGATTTTTTCAGTGTGTCTCTGGTGGCCTCTGATATCGCTAAGGACCTTAATGTGAGCGTCACAGATATCACTTGGGGTATTACTCTTGTTCTTATGCTTCGGTCTGTTGGAGCTATCATCTTCGGTGTTGCTTCTGATCGTTATGGTCGAAAATGGCCATTCATCTTCAACTGTGTTCTATTTATTGTGCTGGAGCTTGGAACGGGTTTTGTCCAGACCTACAAGCAGTTTTTGGGAGTGCGAGCATTGTTTGGAATCGCAATGGGAGGTATTTATGGTAACGCTGCTGCAACTGCCTTGGAGGACTGTCCCCCTGAGGCCCGAGGTGTTATTTCCGGTCTGTTGCAGGAGGGTTATGCGCTGGGTTATTTGCTTTGTGTGATCTTTACTCGAGCTATTGCAGACACATCTCCTCATGGATGGAGAGCTCTCTTCTGGTTTGGATCAGGTCCCCCAgttctcatcatcatctttCGATTCTTCCTTCCTGAAACCGATACCTACATCCAATCAAAGCAGAACGCCGAGGCCTTGGGCGTCGAGAAACATTTCTGGTTGGGAATCAAAACTACCTTCAAAACTTACTGGCTCATGTTCATCTACCTTGTGGTTCTCATGGCTGGCTTCAACTTCATGTCCCATGGATCTCAGGATCTCTACCCCACTATGCTAAAGGTTCAGCTGGGCTTCTCTCCTGATCGATCTACGGTCACCAACTGTGTTGCTAATCTCGGCGCTATTGCTGGTGGTGTTATCATTGGTCACTTTTCTTCCGTGTTAGGTCGGCGTCTTTCTATCATGATCTCCTGTATTCTTGGTGGAGCCATGATTTACCCTTGGGCCTTTGTGACTAACTCGGGAATTAATGCAGGTGTTTTCTTCTTGCAGTTCTTCGTCCAGGGTGCCTGGGGCGTCATTCCCATTCATCTTACTGAACTGTGTCCCCCAGCTCTTCGATCATCCCTGGTTGGTTTGGCCTATCAGCTTGGTAACCTCGCATCTTCAGCTTCATCCACTATCGAAGCCCAGATTGGCACCCAATTCCCCATCAAAGATGATAATGGGGTCGACCGACCCGGTGTGTACAACTACTCTTTGGTCATGTGCATTTTCATCGCCTGTGTTTTCACCTTTGTTTTCGTGGTTACCTTTCTGGGCCCCGAGAACAGAATGGCTGAGATGGTTGCTCACGAGCATGTTGAGTACACTAAGGAGATgtctgatgatgaagagaagGGTGTCCAAGAGACTGTCGAGGTCGTCGAGAGAGTTGACACCAATGCTACTAAGTAG